The Syngnathus scovelli strain Florida chromosome 13, RoL_Ssco_1.2, whole genome shotgun sequence genome has a window encoding:
- the rilpl1 gene encoding RILP-like protein 1 isoform X8: MEGHRYIPDDRGGSAMEKNPADLTVMDVYDIAAAVGHEFERIIDQYGCEALSRLMPKVVRVLEILEVMVSRHNIGGPEADELRLELDKLRLERTERLEKEKKHRKELELVEDVWRGEAQDLLCQIAQLQEENKSLLDNVSTRDPGSEDDLQRNDGMSDRERQVMKKLKEVVDKQRDEIRAKDRELTLRSEDIEALQQQQSRLMKINHDLRHKISVVEAQGKVLIEQKVELEAGAQTRGQEVGALRQEVVRLRERLKGHHAQEASPQPPSPAEREAKTVAEAEAWWENPTPPPPPPGSLGPDEDEDEEAALLWEAMCDDDMPAVYQYFTKEALCQEEETTKEAPDSKDPNRARFTLQELRDVLHERNELKAKVFMLQEELAYYKSDEMDDDTAAPSPEPEPRSRSRSSVQPESGIKRLIFTAFMPMVAAGLIQDDPTLQPARGFAALV; encoded by the exons ATGGAGGGGCACCGATACATCCCAGATGACCGCGGCGGTTCGGCCATGGAGAAGAACCCTGCCGATCTAACGGTGATGGACGTGTACGATATCGCCGCGGCGGTGGGTCACGAGTTCGAGCGGATCATCGACCAATACGGCTGCGAGGCCCTGTCCCGGCTGATGCCCAAAGTGGTGAGAGTGCTGGAGATCCTGGAGGTGATGGTGAGCCGCCACAACATCGGCGggcccgaagccgacgagctgcGCCTAGAGCTGGACAAACTCAGGCTGGAGAGGACCGAGAGGTTGGAGAAGGAGAAAAAGCACAGGAAG GAGCTGGAGCTGGTGGAGGACGTGTGGCGAGGAGAAGCACAGGATCTTCTCTGTCAAATCGCTCAGCTGCAGGAGGAGAACAAGAGTCTTCTGGACAACGTGTCCACGCGAGACCCTGGGAGCGAGGATGACCTTCAGAGGAACGATG GCATGAGCGATCGTGAGCGTCAAGTGATGAAGAAGCTAAAAGAGGTGGTGGACAAGCAGCGGGACGAGATCCGGGCTAAAGACCGCGAGCTCACGCTCAGGAGCGAAGACATCGAAGCG ctccagcagcagcagtccCGTCTCATGAAGATAAACCACGACCTGCGCCACAAGATCTCGGTGGTGGAGGCTCAGGGCAAAGTGCTGATTGAGCAAAAGGTGGAGCTGGAGGCCGGCGCGCAGACCCGCGGCCAAGAAGTGGGAGCCCTGCGGCAAGAAGTAGTGCGCCTGCGGGAGCGGCTAAAGGGCCACCACGCCCAGGAAGCCTCGCCTCAGCCCCCCTCGCCGGCAGAG CGTGAAGCGAAAACtgtggcggaggcggaggcttgGTGGGAGAACCCGACCCCCCCGCCTCCGCCGCCCGGCTCGCTCGGCCCCGACGAGGACGAGGATGAGGAGGCGGCATTGCTTTGG GAGGCCATGTGCGATGACGACATGCCTGCTGTGTACCAATATTTCACCAAG GAGGCGCTGTGCCAGGAAGAGGAGACAACTAAGGAGGCCCCGGACTCCAAGGACCCCAACCGGGCCCGGTTCACCCTGCAGGAGCTGCGCGACGTCCTGCATGAGCGCAACGAACTCAAAGCCAAAGTTTTCATGCTGCAGGAGGAGCTGGCTTATTACAAAAG TGACGAGATGGACGACGACACGGCCGCTCCCAGTCCCGAGCCCGAACCCAGATCGCGCTCACGTTCTTCTGTGCAGCCAGAGTCCGGAATCAAACGCCT GATCTTCACGGCCTTCATGCCCATGGTGGCAGCTGGTTTGATCCAAGACGATCCCACTTTACAGCCTGCCAGAGGCTTCGCGGCGCTCGTATGA
- the rilpl1 gene encoding RILP-like protein 1 isoform X6: protein MEGHRYIPDDRGGSAMEKNPADLTVMDVYDIAAAVGHEFERIIDQYGCEALSRLMPKVVRVLEILEVMVSRHNIGGPEADELRLELDKLRLERTERLEKEKKHRKELELVEDVWRGEAQDLLCQIAQLQEENKSLLDNVSTRDPGSEDDLQRNDGGMSDRERQVMKKLKEVVDKQRDEIRAKDRELTLRSEDIEALQQQQSRLMKINHDLRHKISVVEAQGKVLIEQKVELEAGAQTRGQEVGALRQEVVRLRERLKGHHAQEASPQPPSPAEEALCQEEETTKEAPDSKDPNRARFTLQELRDVLHERNELKAKVFMLQEELAYYKSDEMDDDTAAPSPEPEPRSRSRSSVQPESGIKRLFNLFSRDKQRSWQRSMAHDDAFTEQAQEALPHF from the exons ATGGAGGGGCACCGATACATCCCAGATGACCGCGGCGGTTCGGCCATGGAGAAGAACCCTGCCGATCTAACGGTGATGGACGTGTACGATATCGCCGCGGCGGTGGGTCACGAGTTCGAGCGGATCATCGACCAATACGGCTGCGAGGCCCTGTCCCGGCTGATGCCCAAAGTGGTGAGAGTGCTGGAGATCCTGGAGGTGATGGTGAGCCGCCACAACATCGGCGggcccgaagccgacgagctgcGCCTAGAGCTGGACAAACTCAGGCTGGAGAGGACCGAGAGGTTGGAGAAGGAGAAAAAGCACAGGAAG GAGCTGGAGCTGGTGGAGGACGTGTGGCGAGGAGAAGCACAGGATCTTCTCTGTCAAATCGCTCAGCTGCAGGAGGAGAACAAGAGTCTTCTGGACAACGTGTCCACGCGAGACCCTGGGAGCGAGGATGACCTTCAGAGGAACGATG GAGGCATGAGCGATCGTGAGCGTCAAGTGATGAAGAAGCTAAAAGAGGTGGTGGACAAGCAGCGGGACGAGATCCGGGCTAAAGACCGCGAGCTCACGCTCAGGAGCGAAGACATCGAAGCG ctccagcagcagcagtccCGTCTCATGAAGATAAACCACGACCTGCGCCACAAGATCTCGGTGGTGGAGGCTCAGGGCAAAGTGCTGATTGAGCAAAAGGTGGAGCTGGAGGCCGGCGCGCAGACCCGCGGCCAAGAAGTGGGAGCCCTGCGGCAAGAAGTAGTGCGCCTGCGGGAGCGGCTAAAGGGCCACCACGCCCAGGAAGCCTCGCCTCAGCCCCCCTCGCCGGCAGAG GAGGCGCTGTGCCAGGAAGAGGAGACAACTAAGGAGGCCCCGGACTCCAAGGACCCCAACCGGGCCCGGTTCACCCTGCAGGAGCTGCGCGACGTCCTGCATGAGCGCAACGAACTCAAAGCCAAAGTTTTCATGCTGCAGGAGGAGCTGGCTTATTACAAAAG TGACGAGATGGACGACGACACGGCCGCTCCCAGTCCCGAGCCCGAACCCAGATCGCGCTCACGTTCTTCTGTGCAGCCAGAGTCCGGAATCAAACGCCT GTTTAATTTGTTTTCCCGTGACAAGCAGCGGAGTTGGCAGCGGAGCATGGCACACGATGACGCGTTCACCGAACAAGCCCAGGAGGCCTTGCCGCACTTTTAG
- the rilpl1 gene encoding RILP-like protein 1 isoform X7, giving the protein MEGHRYIPDDRGGSAMEKNPADLTVMDVYDIAAAVGHEFERIIDQYGCEALSRLMPKVVRVLEILEVMVSRHNIGGPEADELRLELDKLRLERTERLEKEKKHRKELELVEDVWRGEAQDLLCQIAQLQEENKSLLDNVSTRDPGSEDDLQRNDGMSDRERQVMKKLKEVVDKQRDEIRAKDRELTLRSEDIEALQQQQSRLMKINHDLRHKISVVEAQGKVLIEQKVELEAGAQTRGQEVGALRQEVVRLRERLKGHHAQEASPQPPSPAEEALCQEEETTKEAPDSKDPNRARFTLQELRDVLHERNELKAKVFMLQEELAYYKSDEMDDDTAAPSPEPEPRSRSRSSVQPESGIKRLFNLFSRDKQRSWQRSMAHDDAFTEQAQEALPHF; this is encoded by the exons ATGGAGGGGCACCGATACATCCCAGATGACCGCGGCGGTTCGGCCATGGAGAAGAACCCTGCCGATCTAACGGTGATGGACGTGTACGATATCGCCGCGGCGGTGGGTCACGAGTTCGAGCGGATCATCGACCAATACGGCTGCGAGGCCCTGTCCCGGCTGATGCCCAAAGTGGTGAGAGTGCTGGAGATCCTGGAGGTGATGGTGAGCCGCCACAACATCGGCGggcccgaagccgacgagctgcGCCTAGAGCTGGACAAACTCAGGCTGGAGAGGACCGAGAGGTTGGAGAAGGAGAAAAAGCACAGGAAG GAGCTGGAGCTGGTGGAGGACGTGTGGCGAGGAGAAGCACAGGATCTTCTCTGTCAAATCGCTCAGCTGCAGGAGGAGAACAAGAGTCTTCTGGACAACGTGTCCACGCGAGACCCTGGGAGCGAGGATGACCTTCAGAGGAACGATG GCATGAGCGATCGTGAGCGTCAAGTGATGAAGAAGCTAAAAGAGGTGGTGGACAAGCAGCGGGACGAGATCCGGGCTAAAGACCGCGAGCTCACGCTCAGGAGCGAAGACATCGAAGCG ctccagcagcagcagtccCGTCTCATGAAGATAAACCACGACCTGCGCCACAAGATCTCGGTGGTGGAGGCTCAGGGCAAAGTGCTGATTGAGCAAAAGGTGGAGCTGGAGGCCGGCGCGCAGACCCGCGGCCAAGAAGTGGGAGCCCTGCGGCAAGAAGTAGTGCGCCTGCGGGAGCGGCTAAAGGGCCACCACGCCCAGGAAGCCTCGCCTCAGCCCCCCTCGCCGGCAGAG GAGGCGCTGTGCCAGGAAGAGGAGACAACTAAGGAGGCCCCGGACTCCAAGGACCCCAACCGGGCCCGGTTCACCCTGCAGGAGCTGCGCGACGTCCTGCATGAGCGCAACGAACTCAAAGCCAAAGTTTTCATGCTGCAGGAGGAGCTGGCTTATTACAAAAG TGACGAGATGGACGACGACACGGCCGCTCCCAGTCCCGAGCCCGAACCCAGATCGCGCTCACGTTCTTCTGTGCAGCCAGAGTCCGGAATCAAACGCCT GTTTAATTTGTTTTCCCGTGACAAGCAGCGGAGTTGGCAGCGGAGCATGGCACACGATGACGCGTTCACCGAACAAGCCCAGGAGGCCTTGCCGCACTTTTAG
- the rilpl1 gene encoding RILP-like protein 1 isoform X2 — MEGHRYIPDDRGGSAMEKNPADLTVMDVYDIAAAVGHEFERIIDQYGCEALSRLMPKVVRVLEILEVMVSRHNIGGPEADELRLELDKLRLERTERLEKEKKHRKELELVEDVWRGEAQDLLCQIAQLQEENKSLLDNVSTRDPGSEDDLQRNDGMSDRERQVMKKLKEVVDKQRDEIRAKDRELTLRSEDIEALQQQQSRLMKINHDLRHKISVVEAQGKVLIEQKVELEAGAQTRGQEVGALRQEVVRLRERLKGHHAQEASPQPPSPAEREAKTVAEAEAWWENPTPPPPPPGSLGPDEDEDEEAALLWEAMCDDDMPAVYQYFTKEALCQEEETTKEAPDSKDPNRARFTLQELRDVLHERNELKAKVFMLQEELAYYKSDEMDDDTAAPSPEPEPRSRSRSSVQPESGIKRLFNLFSRDKQRSWQRSMAHDDAFTEQAQEALPHF; from the exons ATGGAGGGGCACCGATACATCCCAGATGACCGCGGCGGTTCGGCCATGGAGAAGAACCCTGCCGATCTAACGGTGATGGACGTGTACGATATCGCCGCGGCGGTGGGTCACGAGTTCGAGCGGATCATCGACCAATACGGCTGCGAGGCCCTGTCCCGGCTGATGCCCAAAGTGGTGAGAGTGCTGGAGATCCTGGAGGTGATGGTGAGCCGCCACAACATCGGCGggcccgaagccgacgagctgcGCCTAGAGCTGGACAAACTCAGGCTGGAGAGGACCGAGAGGTTGGAGAAGGAGAAAAAGCACAGGAAG GAGCTGGAGCTGGTGGAGGACGTGTGGCGAGGAGAAGCACAGGATCTTCTCTGTCAAATCGCTCAGCTGCAGGAGGAGAACAAGAGTCTTCTGGACAACGTGTCCACGCGAGACCCTGGGAGCGAGGATGACCTTCAGAGGAACGATG GCATGAGCGATCGTGAGCGTCAAGTGATGAAGAAGCTAAAAGAGGTGGTGGACAAGCAGCGGGACGAGATCCGGGCTAAAGACCGCGAGCTCACGCTCAGGAGCGAAGACATCGAAGCG ctccagcagcagcagtccCGTCTCATGAAGATAAACCACGACCTGCGCCACAAGATCTCGGTGGTGGAGGCTCAGGGCAAAGTGCTGATTGAGCAAAAGGTGGAGCTGGAGGCCGGCGCGCAGACCCGCGGCCAAGAAGTGGGAGCCCTGCGGCAAGAAGTAGTGCGCCTGCGGGAGCGGCTAAAGGGCCACCACGCCCAGGAAGCCTCGCCTCAGCCCCCCTCGCCGGCAGAG CGTGAAGCGAAAACtgtggcggaggcggaggcttgGTGGGAGAACCCGACCCCCCCGCCTCCGCCGCCCGGCTCGCTCGGCCCCGACGAGGACGAGGATGAGGAGGCGGCATTGCTTTGG GAGGCCATGTGCGATGACGACATGCCTGCTGTGTACCAATATTTCACCAAG GAGGCGCTGTGCCAGGAAGAGGAGACAACTAAGGAGGCCCCGGACTCCAAGGACCCCAACCGGGCCCGGTTCACCCTGCAGGAGCTGCGCGACGTCCTGCATGAGCGCAACGAACTCAAAGCCAAAGTTTTCATGCTGCAGGAGGAGCTGGCTTATTACAAAAG TGACGAGATGGACGACGACACGGCCGCTCCCAGTCCCGAGCCCGAACCCAGATCGCGCTCACGTTCTTCTGTGCAGCCAGAGTCCGGAATCAAACGCCT GTTTAATTTGTTTTCCCGTGACAAGCAGCGGAGTTGGCAGCGGAGCATGGCACACGATGACGCGTTCACCGAACAAGCCCAGGAGGCCTTGCCGCACTTTTAG
- the rilpl1 gene encoding RILP-like protein 1 isoform X1 has product MEGHRYIPDDRGGSAMEKNPADLTVMDVYDIAAAVGHEFERIIDQYGCEALSRLMPKVVRVLEILEVMVSRHNIGGPEADELRLELDKLRLERTERLEKEKKHRKELELVEDVWRGEAQDLLCQIAQLQEENKSLLDNVSTRDPGSEDDLQRNDGGMSDRERQVMKKLKEVVDKQRDEIRAKDRELTLRSEDIEALQQQQSRLMKINHDLRHKISVVEAQGKVLIEQKVELEAGAQTRGQEVGALRQEVVRLRERLKGHHAQEASPQPPSPAEREAKTVAEAEAWWENPTPPPPPPGSLGPDEDEDEEAALLWEAMCDDDMPAVYQYFTKEALCQEEETTKEAPDSKDPNRARFTLQELRDVLHERNELKAKVFMLQEELAYYKSDEMDDDTAAPSPEPEPRSRSRSSVQPESGIKRLFNLFSRDKQRSWQRSMAHDDAFTEQAQEALPHF; this is encoded by the exons ATGGAGGGGCACCGATACATCCCAGATGACCGCGGCGGTTCGGCCATGGAGAAGAACCCTGCCGATCTAACGGTGATGGACGTGTACGATATCGCCGCGGCGGTGGGTCACGAGTTCGAGCGGATCATCGACCAATACGGCTGCGAGGCCCTGTCCCGGCTGATGCCCAAAGTGGTGAGAGTGCTGGAGATCCTGGAGGTGATGGTGAGCCGCCACAACATCGGCGggcccgaagccgacgagctgcGCCTAGAGCTGGACAAACTCAGGCTGGAGAGGACCGAGAGGTTGGAGAAGGAGAAAAAGCACAGGAAG GAGCTGGAGCTGGTGGAGGACGTGTGGCGAGGAGAAGCACAGGATCTTCTCTGTCAAATCGCTCAGCTGCAGGAGGAGAACAAGAGTCTTCTGGACAACGTGTCCACGCGAGACCCTGGGAGCGAGGATGACCTTCAGAGGAACGATG GAGGCATGAGCGATCGTGAGCGTCAAGTGATGAAGAAGCTAAAAGAGGTGGTGGACAAGCAGCGGGACGAGATCCGGGCTAAAGACCGCGAGCTCACGCTCAGGAGCGAAGACATCGAAGCG ctccagcagcagcagtccCGTCTCATGAAGATAAACCACGACCTGCGCCACAAGATCTCGGTGGTGGAGGCTCAGGGCAAAGTGCTGATTGAGCAAAAGGTGGAGCTGGAGGCCGGCGCGCAGACCCGCGGCCAAGAAGTGGGAGCCCTGCGGCAAGAAGTAGTGCGCCTGCGGGAGCGGCTAAAGGGCCACCACGCCCAGGAAGCCTCGCCTCAGCCCCCCTCGCCGGCAGAG CGTGAAGCGAAAACtgtggcggaggcggaggcttgGTGGGAGAACCCGACCCCCCCGCCTCCGCCGCCCGGCTCGCTCGGCCCCGACGAGGACGAGGATGAGGAGGCGGCATTGCTTTGG GAGGCCATGTGCGATGACGACATGCCTGCTGTGTACCAATATTTCACCAAG GAGGCGCTGTGCCAGGAAGAGGAGACAACTAAGGAGGCCCCGGACTCCAAGGACCCCAACCGGGCCCGGTTCACCCTGCAGGAGCTGCGCGACGTCCTGCATGAGCGCAACGAACTCAAAGCCAAAGTTTTCATGCTGCAGGAGGAGCTGGCTTATTACAAAAG TGACGAGATGGACGACGACACGGCCGCTCCCAGTCCCGAGCCCGAACCCAGATCGCGCTCACGTTCTTCTGTGCAGCCAGAGTCCGGAATCAAACGCCT GTTTAATTTGTTTTCCCGTGACAAGCAGCGGAGTTGGCAGCGGAGCATGGCACACGATGACGCGTTCACCGAACAAGCCCAGGAGGCCTTGCCGCACTTTTAG
- the rilpl1 gene encoding RILP-like protein 1 isoform X3: MEGHRYIPDDRGGSAMEKNPADLTVMDVYDIAAAVGHEFERIIDQYGCEALSRLMPKVVRVLEILEVMVSRHNIGGPEADELRLELDKLRLERTERLEKEKKHRKELELVEDVWRGEAQDLLCQIAQLQEENKSLLDNVSTRDPGSEDDLQRNDGGMSDRERQVMKKLKEVVDKQRDEIRAKDRELTLRSEDIEALQQQQSRLMKINHDLRHKISVVEAQGKVLIEQKVELEAGAQTRGQEVGALRQEVVRLRERLKGHHAQEASPQPPSPAEREAKTVAEAEAWWENPTPPPPPPGSLGPDEDEDEEAALLWEAMCDDDMPAVYQYFTKEALCQEEETTKEAPDSKDPNRARFTLQELRDVLHERNELKAKVFMLQEELAYYKSDEMDDDTAAPSPEPEPRSRSRSSVQPESGIKRLIFTAFMPMVAAGLIQDDPTLQPARGFAALV, translated from the exons ATGGAGGGGCACCGATACATCCCAGATGACCGCGGCGGTTCGGCCATGGAGAAGAACCCTGCCGATCTAACGGTGATGGACGTGTACGATATCGCCGCGGCGGTGGGTCACGAGTTCGAGCGGATCATCGACCAATACGGCTGCGAGGCCCTGTCCCGGCTGATGCCCAAAGTGGTGAGAGTGCTGGAGATCCTGGAGGTGATGGTGAGCCGCCACAACATCGGCGggcccgaagccgacgagctgcGCCTAGAGCTGGACAAACTCAGGCTGGAGAGGACCGAGAGGTTGGAGAAGGAGAAAAAGCACAGGAAG GAGCTGGAGCTGGTGGAGGACGTGTGGCGAGGAGAAGCACAGGATCTTCTCTGTCAAATCGCTCAGCTGCAGGAGGAGAACAAGAGTCTTCTGGACAACGTGTCCACGCGAGACCCTGGGAGCGAGGATGACCTTCAGAGGAACGATG GAGGCATGAGCGATCGTGAGCGTCAAGTGATGAAGAAGCTAAAAGAGGTGGTGGACAAGCAGCGGGACGAGATCCGGGCTAAAGACCGCGAGCTCACGCTCAGGAGCGAAGACATCGAAGCG ctccagcagcagcagtccCGTCTCATGAAGATAAACCACGACCTGCGCCACAAGATCTCGGTGGTGGAGGCTCAGGGCAAAGTGCTGATTGAGCAAAAGGTGGAGCTGGAGGCCGGCGCGCAGACCCGCGGCCAAGAAGTGGGAGCCCTGCGGCAAGAAGTAGTGCGCCTGCGGGAGCGGCTAAAGGGCCACCACGCCCAGGAAGCCTCGCCTCAGCCCCCCTCGCCGGCAGAG CGTGAAGCGAAAACtgtggcggaggcggaggcttgGTGGGAGAACCCGACCCCCCCGCCTCCGCCGCCCGGCTCGCTCGGCCCCGACGAGGACGAGGATGAGGAGGCGGCATTGCTTTGG GAGGCCATGTGCGATGACGACATGCCTGCTGTGTACCAATATTTCACCAAG GAGGCGCTGTGCCAGGAAGAGGAGACAACTAAGGAGGCCCCGGACTCCAAGGACCCCAACCGGGCCCGGTTCACCCTGCAGGAGCTGCGCGACGTCCTGCATGAGCGCAACGAACTCAAAGCCAAAGTTTTCATGCTGCAGGAGGAGCTGGCTTATTACAAAAG TGACGAGATGGACGACGACACGGCCGCTCCCAGTCCCGAGCCCGAACCCAGATCGCGCTCACGTTCTTCTGTGCAGCCAGAGTCCGGAATCAAACGCCT GATCTTCACGGCCTTCATGCCCATGGTGGCAGCTGGTTTGATCCAAGACGATCCCACTTTACAGCCTGCCAGAGGCTTCGCGGCGCTC GTTTAA
- the rilpl1 gene encoding RILP-like protein 1 isoform X4 yields the protein MEGHRYIPDDRGGSAMEKNPADLTVMDVYDIAAAVGHEFERIIDQYGCEALSRLMPKVVRVLEILEVMVSRHNIGGPEADELRLELDKLRLERTERLEKEKKHRKELELVEDVWRGEAQDLLCQIAQLQEENKSLLDNVSTRDPGSEDDLQRNDGGMSDRERQVMKKLKEVVDKQRDEIRAKDRELTLRSEDIEALQQQQSRLMKINHDLRHKISVVEAQGKVLIEQKVELEAGAQTRGQEVGALRQEVVRLRERLKGHHAQEASPQPPSPAEREAKTVAEAEAWWENPTPPPPPPGSLGPDEDEDEEAALLWEALCQEEETTKEAPDSKDPNRARFTLQELRDVLHERNELKAKVFMLQEELAYYKSDEMDDDTAAPSPEPEPRSRSRSSVQPESGIKRLFNLFSRDKQRSWQRSMAHDDAFTEQAQEALPHF from the exons ATGGAGGGGCACCGATACATCCCAGATGACCGCGGCGGTTCGGCCATGGAGAAGAACCCTGCCGATCTAACGGTGATGGACGTGTACGATATCGCCGCGGCGGTGGGTCACGAGTTCGAGCGGATCATCGACCAATACGGCTGCGAGGCCCTGTCCCGGCTGATGCCCAAAGTGGTGAGAGTGCTGGAGATCCTGGAGGTGATGGTGAGCCGCCACAACATCGGCGggcccgaagccgacgagctgcGCCTAGAGCTGGACAAACTCAGGCTGGAGAGGACCGAGAGGTTGGAGAAGGAGAAAAAGCACAGGAAG GAGCTGGAGCTGGTGGAGGACGTGTGGCGAGGAGAAGCACAGGATCTTCTCTGTCAAATCGCTCAGCTGCAGGAGGAGAACAAGAGTCTTCTGGACAACGTGTCCACGCGAGACCCTGGGAGCGAGGATGACCTTCAGAGGAACGATG GAGGCATGAGCGATCGTGAGCGTCAAGTGATGAAGAAGCTAAAAGAGGTGGTGGACAAGCAGCGGGACGAGATCCGGGCTAAAGACCGCGAGCTCACGCTCAGGAGCGAAGACATCGAAGCG ctccagcagcagcagtccCGTCTCATGAAGATAAACCACGACCTGCGCCACAAGATCTCGGTGGTGGAGGCTCAGGGCAAAGTGCTGATTGAGCAAAAGGTGGAGCTGGAGGCCGGCGCGCAGACCCGCGGCCAAGAAGTGGGAGCCCTGCGGCAAGAAGTAGTGCGCCTGCGGGAGCGGCTAAAGGGCCACCACGCCCAGGAAGCCTCGCCTCAGCCCCCCTCGCCGGCAGAG CGTGAAGCGAAAACtgtggcggaggcggaggcttgGTGGGAGAACCCGACCCCCCCGCCTCCGCCGCCCGGCTCGCTCGGCCCCGACGAGGACGAGGATGAGGAGGCGGCATTGCTTTGG GAGGCGCTGTGCCAGGAAGAGGAGACAACTAAGGAGGCCCCGGACTCCAAGGACCCCAACCGGGCCCGGTTCACCCTGCAGGAGCTGCGCGACGTCCTGCATGAGCGCAACGAACTCAAAGCCAAAGTTTTCATGCTGCAGGAGGAGCTGGCTTATTACAAAAG TGACGAGATGGACGACGACACGGCCGCTCCCAGTCCCGAGCCCGAACCCAGATCGCGCTCACGTTCTTCTGTGCAGCCAGAGTCCGGAATCAAACGCCT GTTTAATTTGTTTTCCCGTGACAAGCAGCGGAGTTGGCAGCGGAGCATGGCACACGATGACGCGTTCACCGAACAAGCCCAGGAGGCCTTGCCGCACTTTTAG
- the rilpl1 gene encoding RILP-like protein 1 isoform X5, whose protein sequence is MEGHRYIPDDRGGSAMEKNPADLTVMDVYDIAAAVGHEFERIIDQYGCEALSRLMPKVVRVLEILEVMVSRHNIGGPEADELRLELDKLRLERTERLEKEKKHRKELELVEDVWRGEAQDLLCQIAQLQEENKSLLDNVSTRDPGSEDDLQRNDGGMSDRERQVMKKLKEVVDKQRDEIRAKDRELTLRSEDIEALQQQQSRLMKINHDLRHKISVVEAQGKVLIEQKVELEAGAQTRGQEVGALRQEVVRLRERLKGHHAQEASPQPPSPAEEAMCDDDMPAVYQYFTKEALCQEEETTKEAPDSKDPNRARFTLQELRDVLHERNELKAKVFMLQEELAYYKSDEMDDDTAAPSPEPEPRSRSRSSVQPESGIKRLFNLFSRDKQRSWQRSMAHDDAFTEQAQEALPHF, encoded by the exons ATGGAGGGGCACCGATACATCCCAGATGACCGCGGCGGTTCGGCCATGGAGAAGAACCCTGCCGATCTAACGGTGATGGACGTGTACGATATCGCCGCGGCGGTGGGTCACGAGTTCGAGCGGATCATCGACCAATACGGCTGCGAGGCCCTGTCCCGGCTGATGCCCAAAGTGGTGAGAGTGCTGGAGATCCTGGAGGTGATGGTGAGCCGCCACAACATCGGCGggcccgaagccgacgagctgcGCCTAGAGCTGGACAAACTCAGGCTGGAGAGGACCGAGAGGTTGGAGAAGGAGAAAAAGCACAGGAAG GAGCTGGAGCTGGTGGAGGACGTGTGGCGAGGAGAAGCACAGGATCTTCTCTGTCAAATCGCTCAGCTGCAGGAGGAGAACAAGAGTCTTCTGGACAACGTGTCCACGCGAGACCCTGGGAGCGAGGATGACCTTCAGAGGAACGATG GAGGCATGAGCGATCGTGAGCGTCAAGTGATGAAGAAGCTAAAAGAGGTGGTGGACAAGCAGCGGGACGAGATCCGGGCTAAAGACCGCGAGCTCACGCTCAGGAGCGAAGACATCGAAGCG ctccagcagcagcagtccCGTCTCATGAAGATAAACCACGACCTGCGCCACAAGATCTCGGTGGTGGAGGCTCAGGGCAAAGTGCTGATTGAGCAAAAGGTGGAGCTGGAGGCCGGCGCGCAGACCCGCGGCCAAGAAGTGGGAGCCCTGCGGCAAGAAGTAGTGCGCCTGCGGGAGCGGCTAAAGGGCCACCACGCCCAGGAAGCCTCGCCTCAGCCCCCCTCGCCGGCAGAG GAGGCCATGTGCGATGACGACATGCCTGCTGTGTACCAATATTTCACCAAG GAGGCGCTGTGCCAGGAAGAGGAGACAACTAAGGAGGCCCCGGACTCCAAGGACCCCAACCGGGCCCGGTTCACCCTGCAGGAGCTGCGCGACGTCCTGCATGAGCGCAACGAACTCAAAGCCAAAGTTTTCATGCTGCAGGAGGAGCTGGCTTATTACAAAAG TGACGAGATGGACGACGACACGGCCGCTCCCAGTCCCGAGCCCGAACCCAGATCGCGCTCACGTTCTTCTGTGCAGCCAGAGTCCGGAATCAAACGCCT GTTTAATTTGTTTTCCCGTGACAAGCAGCGGAGTTGGCAGCGGAGCATGGCACACGATGACGCGTTCACCGAACAAGCCCAGGAGGCCTTGCCGCACTTTTAG